A window of Nicotiana tabacum cultivar K326 chromosome 24, ASM71507v2, whole genome shotgun sequence contains these coding sequences:
- the LOC107793164 gene encoding uncharacterized protein LOC107793164, with amino-acid sequence MVNVIIGGEEVNGVTYTAARKTSKVTVTHGKWVRQVLEGDSIIFDDEDADGLIIPYNDALVISLLVHDTNVRRVLIDLGSSVNIILLRVVNEVQVNDRIIQKARSLPGFDNSSVIMKGEIILATFAKCVIKDTKFQVVDADMAYNIILGRPWIHDMDAVSSTLHQVIKFLSHWGIRQIRRDQWAS; translated from the coding sequence ATGGTAAATGTTATAATCGGGGGTGAAGAAGTTAACGGGGTAACGTACACGGCAGCAAGAAAGACATCCAAGGTTACCGTTACCCACGGGAAATGGGTTCGTCAGGTTTTGGAAGGAGACAGCATAATATTTGACGACGAAGATGCGGACGGCTTGATCATTCCttataacgatgcactggtaatatctttacttgtccATGATACTAATGTTAGACGAGTTTTGATAGACCTAGGTAGCTCAGTAAATATCATTCTACTAAGAGTAGTGAATGAGGTGCAAGTAAATGATCGAATCATACAGAAGGCACGATCACTGCCTGGGTTCGATAATTCAAGTGTCATCATGAAAGGAGAAATCATATTGGCTACATTTGCAAAATGTGTCATTAAAGACACTAAATTCCAGGTGGTAGATGCAGACATGGCCTATAATATAATCTTGGGAAGACCGTGGATTCATGACATGGATGCGGTCTCGTCAACGTTGCATCAGGTCATTAAGTTCTTGTCACATTGGGGAATCCGTCAAATCAGGAGGGATCAATGGGCATCATGA
- the LOC107793165 gene encoding uncharacterized protein LOC107793165, with protein sequence MAEASSSRITITLGRSGQVVKKAGSILGHPFPDSGPAVGSKRSVRDRLGTTADSTTEFNNKRQRGDGSRLSSSSYSGIDDARLGKDDLRYKIMRKTVLDRGQSNGHQNGVDLRDFLSRPAQSSTAKPSLLQQIPELRDNRPRVPEPRDNRPRVPEPRNDRQRMIDSRGSRQYLPEIRDSRQYIPEARDFRGHRPELKDVRYNTPESRSLSILGRASSTRNADALPQMESIRNSYSPWTLDRLRRKSPDGVVSSSRGISPPRRGEELQRRTPVMPYDDPRLGSYTRKDVSEFSRPMTSAAYPSNTSQPAGPGKTVAPLRAPIPQSRSLVQKSSYAVEDQPTVDSFLHSLGLDKYAINFKAEEVDLYSLKQMGDNDLKELGVPMGPRKKILLALASRAKRQSMIT encoded by the exons ATGGCGGAGGCTTCGAGCTCTCGAATTACAATTACGCTAGGACGCAGCGGTCAG GTGGTAAAGAAGGCAGGGTCTATATTAGGTCATCCCTTTCCTGATTCAGGACCAGCAGTTGGGAGCAAACGGTCTGTCAGAGATAGGCTAGGTACCACTGCAGATTCAACAACAGAATTCAATAATAAACG TCAGCGAGGAGATGGAAGTAGATTGAGCTCTAGTTCCTATAGTGGCATTGATG ATGCGCGGCTTGGTAAAGATGACCTGCGATATAAAATCATGCGGAAAACTGTACTTGACCGAGGTCAAAGCAACGGCCATCAGAATGGGGTGGATCTTCGTGATTTCCTTTCAAGGCCAGCTCAATCTTCAACAGCAAAACCTAGTTTGCTACAGCAGATCCCCGAGCTGAGGGATAATAGACCACGAGTACCTGAGCCAAGGGATAATAGACCGCGAGTACCTGAGCCAAGGAATGATAGACAGCGAATGATTGATTCAAGAGGTTCTAGACAATACTTACCTGAAATCAGAGATTCAAGACAGTACATACCTGAAGCCAGGGATTTTAGGGGGCACCGTCCTGAGCTAAAGGATGTCAGGTATAATACACCCGAGTCAAGGAGTTTGAGCATACTGGGACGCGCTTCCTCCACAAGAAATGCAGATGCTTTGCCACAGATGGAGTCGATAAGAAATTCTTATTCCCCCTGGACACTGGATCGTTTAAGGCGAAAATCACCAGATGGAGTTGTGAGTTCTTCTAGAGGTATCTCACCACCAAGGAGAGGGGAGGAACTGCAGAGAAGAACTCCAGTCATGCCTTATGATGACCCGAGACTCGGTTCATACACAAGGAAAGATGTCTCTGAGTTTTCACGCCCCATGACTTCTGCAGCTTACCCGTCAAATACATCCCAACCTGCTGGACCTGGAAAGACTGTTGCACCATTGCGTGCCCCAATTCCACAGTCGCGCAGTCTAGTGCAGAAAAGTTCATATGCA GTTGAGGATCAGCCTACTGTTGATAGTTTTTTGCACTCGTTGGGTCTAGACAAGTATGCTATCAATTTCAAGGCTGAGGAA GTGGATCTGTATTCATTGAAGCAGATGGGTGACAATGATCTGAAAGAGTTGGGAGTACCCATG GGTCCGAGAAAAAAGATTCTGCTTGCCCTAGCATCCCGTGCCAAGAGACAAAGTATGATTACGTGA